The following are encoded together in the Drosophila sechellia strain sech25 chromosome 3R, ASM438219v1, whole genome shotgun sequence genome:
- the LOC6607296 gene encoding probable ATP-dependent RNA helicase DDX55 homolog: MSRKKWSSLDKPPLSDAVLQVVQSFGFQQMTPVQTAAIPLLLARKDVSAEAVTGSGKTLAFLVPMLEILQRRHKETPWGPKEIGALIISPTRELARQISEVLAQFLEHEDLEHLNQQLIVGGNSIEEDIATLRKETPCILVCTPGRLEDLFQRKGDDLNLAARVKSLEFLVLDEADRLLDLGFKTSVNNILGYLPRQRRTGLFSATQTTEVTDLIRAGLRNPVLVSVKEKASVNTPARLQNFYRIVEPELKFVALLEFLSSPTTDIGKVMVFFPTCACVEYWAEVLPPLLPKRTVLGIHGKMKNKRANVVEKFRNTPQAVLLCTDVLARGLDVPEIEWVVQWDPPSTASSFVHRVGRTARQGNEGNALVFLLPSEDAYVHFLKINQKVELTELLSEEAEDADREKKKLPAVVDQLHRLQAADKGVYDKGMRAFVSHVRAYTKHECSAILRLKDLDLGKMATAYGLLQLPRMPELKNYQGGGYVAPTFEVDLTKLTYKNAQKEQVRQKKMETYEQTGSWPGQKQHKKRVESWDQTKKAKLDAKSKKELRKAKKLRKKAAEAEAGGSGKGKKRQQFSQEDLDELASDIRLFKRLKKNKISEEDFDKAMGIEGDND, from the coding sequence ATGTCTCGAAAGAAGTGGTCTTCGCTGGACAAACCACCCCTCTCGGATGCAGTGCTGCAAGTGGTGCAGAGCTTCGGCTTCCAGCAGATGACGCCCGTCCAGACGGCGGCCATTCCGCTGCTCCTGGCCCGGAAAGATGTCTCGGCGGAGGCTGTTACTGGTAGTGGTAAAACACTAGCCTTCCTTGTGCCCATGCTAGAAATCCTGCAAAGACGGCACAAGGAGACCCCGTGGGGCCCCAAGGAAATAGGGGCGCTTATCATCTCACCAACCCGGGAACTGGCGCGCCAAATTTCCGAGGTCCTAGCCCAGTTTCTGGAACACGAAGACTTGGAGCACCTGAATCAACAGTTGATTGTAGGTGGCAACAGCATAGAAGAGGACATTGCCACGCTGCGTAAGGAAACGCCCTGTATACTGGTGTGCACACCCGGTCGGCTGGAGGATCTATTTCAGCGCAAAGGAGATGATCTAAATCTGGCGGCTCGAGTGAAAAGTTTGGAGTTTCTCGTCCTAGACGAAGCTGACCGCCTGCTGGACTTGGGCTTCAAAACTAGTGTGAATAACATACTGGGCTATCTGCCCCGTCAACGTCGAACTGGGCTCTTTTCCGCCACACAGACGACCGAGGTTACGGACTTAATCCGTGCGGGCTTGAGAAATCCTGTGCTCGTATCAGTCAAAGAGAAGGCATCCGTAAACACTCCAGCCCGCCTGCAGAACTTCTACAGGATTGTCGAGCCAGAACTAAAGTTTGTGGCCCTGCTGGAATTCCTCAGTTCACCCACCACCGATATTGGAAAGGTAATGGTCTTTTTCCCCACCTGCGCCTGTGTGGAGTATTGGGCTGAGGTCCTGCCGCCTCTTTTGCCCAAACGCACAGTGCTAGGAATCCACGGAAAGATGAAAAACAAGAGAGCCAATGTGGTGGAGAAGTTCCGGAACACTCCACAGGCCGTACTCCTCTGCACAGATGTCCTCGCACGCGGTTTGGATGTACCTGAGATCGAGTGGGTAGTGCAGTGGGATCCACCATCAACTGCCTCCAGCTTTGTACACCGTGTCGGACGCACTGCTCGGCAGGGGAACGAAGGCAACGCCCTTGTGTTTCTCCTGCCCAGCGAGGATGCCTATGTGCACTTCCTGAAGATCAACCAGAAAGTGGAGCTAACTGAACTGCTAAGCGAGGAGGCTGAGGATGCAGATCGTGAAAAGAAGAAGCTACCAGCCGTCGTAGATCAACTCCATCGGCTGCAGGCGGCCGACAAGGGCGTCTATGACAAAGGCATGCGCGCTTTTGTTTCCCATGTTAGAGCATACACCAAACACGAATGCAGCGCTATTCTGCGACTAAAGGATCTGGACCTGGGCAAGATGGCTACTGCTTACGGTCTCCTGCAACTGCCACGCATGCCGGAGCTAAAGAACTACCAGGGAGGCGGTTATGTGGCGCCTACTTTTGAAGTGGACCTGACCAAGCTTACCTACAAAAACGCCCAGAAAGAGCAAGTCCGacaaaagaaaatggaaaCTTACGAGCAAACGGGAAGCTGGCCGGGCCAAAAGCAGCACAAAAAGCGTGTTGAGTCCTGGGATCAGACCAAGAAGGCAAAACTGGATGCCAAGTCTAAGAAGGAGCTGCGCAAGGCGAAGAAGCTGCGAAAGAAAGCGGCAGAGGCGGAGGCGGGCGGGTCCGGGAAGGGAAAAAAGAGGCAGCAGTTCAGCCAGGAGGACCTCGATGAACTGGCCAGCGATATTCGGCTCTTCAAGCGGCTGAAAAAGAACAAGATCAGCGAGGAAGATTTCGACAAGGCCATGGGCATCGAAGGGGACAATGATTGA
- the LOC6607297 gene encoding DNA replication licensing factor Mcm2 yields the protein MDTPSSPPPNTPSDAAERRELRAAMTSPVGDFEPFENEDEILGDQTVRDEAEEEDGEELFGDNMENDYRPMPELDHYDPALLDDEDDFSEMSQGDRFAAESEMRRRDRAAGIHRDDRDLGFDQSDDEDDVGPRAKRRAGEKAAVGEVEDTEMVESIENLEDTKGHSTKEWVSMLGPRTEIANRFQSFLRTFVDERGAYTYRDRIRRMCEQNMSSFVVSYTDLANKEHVLAYFLPEAPFQMFEIFDKVAKDMVLSIFPTYERVTTEIHVRISELPLIEELRTFRKLHLNQLVRTLGVVTATTGVLPQLSVIKYDCVKCGYVLGPFVQSQNTEIKPGSCPECQSTGPFSINMEQTLYRNYQKITLQESPGRIPAGRIPRSKDVILLADLCDQCKPGDELEVTGIYTNNYDGSLNTDQGFPVFATVIIANHVVVKDSKQVVQSLTDEDIATIQKLSKDPRIVERVVASMAPSIYGHDYIKRALALALFGGESKNPGEKHKVRGDINLLICGDPGTAKSQFLKYTEKVAPRAVFTTGQGASAVGLTAYVRRNPVSREWTLEAGALVLADQGVCLIDEFDKMNDQDRTSIHEAMEQQSISISKAGIVTSLQARCTVIAAANPIGGRYDPSMTFSENVNLSEPILSRFDVLCVVKDEFDPMQDQQLAKFVVHSHMKHHPSEEEQPELEEPQLKTVDEIPQDLLRQYIVYAKENIRPKLTNIDEDKIAKMYAQLRQESFATGSLPITVRHIESVIRMSEAHARMHLRENVMEADVSMAIRMMLESFIEAQKFSVMKKMRSTFQKYLSFQKDHSELLFFILRQLTLDQLAYIRCKDGPGATHVEIMERDLIERAKQLDIVNLKPFYESDLFRTNGFSYDPKRRIILQIVVDGNAA from the exons ATGGACACTCCCAGTTCACCACCGCCAAATACGCCGAGCGATGCCGCGGAACGCCGCGAACTGCGGGCAGCGATGACGTCGCCGGTTGGCGACTTTGAGCCGTTCGAGAACGAGGACGAGATCCTGGGAGATCAGACCGTTCGCGATGAggccgaggaggaggatggCGAGGAGCTGTTCGGGGACAACATGGAGAACGATTACCGGCCCATGCCTGAGCTGGATCACTACGATCCGGCGCTGCTGGACGACGAGGATGACTTCTCTGAGATGTCCCAGGGGGATCGCTTTGCCGCCGAGTCGGAGATGCGTCGACGCGACCGGGCCGCCGGAATCCACCGCGACGATCGTGATCTGGGTTTCGATCAGTCCGATGATGAGGACGACGTGGGACCCCGGGCCAAGAGACGAGCTGGCGAGAAGGCAGCTGTTGGCGAGGTAGAGGACACCGAGATGGTGGAGTCTATCGAAAACCTGGAGGATACCAAGGGACACTCAACCAAAGAGTGGGTCAGTATGCTAGGACCACGCACGGAAATCGCCAATCGCTTTCAATCCTTTTTGAGAACTTTTGTGGATGAAAGGGGCGCTTACACCTATCGTGATCGCATACGTCGGATGtgcgaacagaacatgtctTCGTTCGTCGTCTCCTACACTGATCTGGCCAACAAGGAACACGTATTGGCCTACTTCCTGCCCGAGGCTCCCTTTCAAATGTTCGAGATTTTCGATAAAGTGGCCAAGGACATGGTGCTCTCCATTTTCCCCACCTACGAACGTGTCACCACCGAGATTCACGTCCGCATCTCGGAGCTGCCGCTGATCGAGGAGCTGCGCACATTCAGAAAACTGCATCTTAACCAGTTGGTTCGTACTTTGGGCGTGGTAACTGCCACCACAGGAGTTCTTCCCCAGCTATCCGTGATCAAGTACGACTGCGTTAAGTGCGGCTATGTGCTGGGTCCCTTCGTTCAGTCGCAAAATACGGAAATAAAGCCCGGTTCCTGTCCAGAGTGCCAGAGCACTGGACCCTTCTCAATCAACATGGAGCAGACGTTGTATCGAAATTATCAAAAGATCACGTTGCAGGAGTCGCCAGGTAGGATTCCAGCCGGACGCATTCCTCGCAGCAAGGATGTTATTTTGCTCGCTGATTTGTGTGATCAATGCAAACCTGGAGATGAACTTGAGGTCACAGGTATATATACCAATAACTACGATGGCTCCTTGAACACCGACCAAGGATTTCCCGTGTTTGCCACCGTGATTATTGCCAATCATGTGGTTGTAaaggactccaaacaggtagTGCAGTCGCTTACCGACGAGGACATTGCCACCATTCAGAAGTTGAGCAAGGATCCGCGTATCGTAGAGCGTGTAGTAGCATCCATGGCGCCTTCTATATACGGACATGATTATATCAAGAGGGCGCTGGCCTTAGCTCTCTTCGGGGGTGAGTCAAAGAATCCCGGAGAGAAACACAAGGTCAGAGGTGATATAAACCTACTCATCTGCGGAGATCCCGGAACGGCAAAGTCGCAGTTCCTCAAGTACACCGAAAAGGTTGCGCCACGTGCGGTTTTCACGACTGGGCAGGGAGCCAGTGCCGTCGGTCTCACGGCTTATGTGCGCCGCAATCCAGTATCCCGGGAGTGGACATTGGAAGCGGGTGCTCTGGTTCTGGCTGATCAGGGAGTCTGTCTTATCGACGAGTTTGACAAAATGAACGACCAGGATCGTACCTCTATTCACGAGGCCATGGAGCAGCAGtccatttcgatttcgaaGGCTGGTATTGTCACCTCTCTTCAAGCTCGTTGCACCGTGATTGCTGCTGCCAATCCCATTGGCGGTCGCTATGATCCGTCGATGACCTTCTCGGAGAACGTGAATCTCTCAGAGCCCATCTTGTCCCGTTTCGATGTGCTGTGCGTGGTGAAGGACGAATTTGACCCCATGCAGGATCAGCAGCTCGCCAAATTCGTGGTACACTCGCATATGAAGCATCACCCGAGTGAGGAGGAGCAGCCGGAGCTGGAGGAACCACAGCTGAAGACCGTTGATGAGATCCCGCAGGACTTGTTGCGACAATACATTGTATACGCTAAGGAGAACATTCGGCCCAAGTTAACA AACATCGACGAGGACAAGATCGCCAAGATGTACGCCCAGCTGCGCCAGGAGTCATTTGCCACGGGCTCACTGCCCATTACGGTGCGTCACATTGAGAGCGTCATCCGAATGTCCGAAGCGCACGCACGCATGCATCTGCGCGAAAACGTGATGGAGGCAGATGTCAGCATGGCTATTCGCATGATGTTGGAGAGCTTTATCGAGGCGCAGAAGTTCAGCGTTATGAAGAAGATGCGCAGCACATTCCAGAAGTACCTGTCCTTCCAGAAGGACCATTCCGAGCTGCTGTTCTTTATTCTGCGACAGCTGACGCTCGACCAGCTCGCCTACATTCGCTGCAAGGACGGGCCTGGCGCCACGCACGTGGAGATTATGGAGCGGGATTTGATCGAACGGGCTAAGCAGCTGGACATTGTTAACCTGAAGCCGTTCTACGAATCAGATCTGTTCCGCACAAATGGCTTCTCTTACGATCCCAAGCGACGCATCATCCTTCAAATTGTGGTCGACGGCAACGCAGCTTAA
- the LOC6607298 gene encoding replication protein A 70 kDa DNA-binding subunit: MVLASLSTGVIARIMHGEVVDAPVLQILAIKKINSAADSERYRILISDGKYFNSYAMLASQLNVMQHNGELEEFTIVQLDKYVTSLVGKDGAGKRVLIISELTVVNPGAEVKSKIGEPVTYENAAKQDLAPKPAATSNSKPVAKKEPIHNNNNNVVMNSSINSGMTHPISSLSPYQNKWVIKARVTSKSGIRTWSNARGEGKLFSMDLMDESGEIRATAFKEQCDKFYDLIQVDSVYYISKCQLKPANKQYSSLNNAYEMTFSGETVVQLCEDTDDDPIPEIKYNLVPISDVSGMENKAAVDTIGICKEVGELQSFVARTTNKEFKKRDITLVDMSNSAISLTLWGDDAVNFDGHVQPVILVKGTRINEFNGGKSLSLGGGSIMKINPDIPEAHKLRGWFDNGGGDSVANMVSARTGGGSFSTEWMTLKDARARNLGSGDKPDYFQCKAVVHIVKQENAFYRACPQSDCNKKVVDEGNDQFRCEKCNALFPNFKYRLLINMSIGDWTSNRWVSSFNEVGEQLLGHTSQEVGEALENDPAKAEQIFSALNFTSHIFKLRCKNEVYGDMTRNKLTVQSVAPINHKEYNKHLLKELQELTGIGSSN; this comes from the exons ATGGTCTTGGCATCTTTGTCCACTGGTGTGATTGCT CGCATTATGCATGGCGAGGTTGTGGATGCACCGGTTCTCCAGATCCTGGCAATCAAGAAGATTAACAGCGCCGCGGACTCAGAGCGCTATCGCATCCTGATCTCCGACGGCAAGTACTTTAACAGCTATGCGATGCTGGCCAGTCAGCTGAACGTGATGCAGCACAATGGAGAACTAGAGGAGTTCACCATTGTCCAGCTGGATAAATATGTGACCTCACTGGTGGGCAAGGACGGAGCCGGCAA ACGCGTTCTTATCATTTCCGAACTGACAGTGGTGAATCCTGGCGCCGAGGTTAAGTCTAAAATTGGCGAACCCGTCACTTATGAAAATGCAGCCAAGCAGGATCTGGCGCctaagccagcagcaacatctaaTTCCAAGCCAGTTGCCAAAAAGGAACCAAtccacaacaacaataataacgtTGTAATGAATTCGTCTATTAATAGTGGAATGACACATCCCATTTCCAGCCTGAGTCCCTACCAAAATAAGTGGGTGATTAAGGCTCGGGTAACCTCAAAATCCGGTATTCGCACCTGGAGCAATGCCCGCGGCGAGGGCAAGTTGTTCAGCATGGATTTAATGGACGAATCGGGCGAAATTCGGGCCACTGCCTTCAAGGAACAGTGCGATAAGTTCTACGACCTCATTCAAGTGGACAGCGTGTACTATATATCAAAGTGTCAATTGAAACCGGCAAACAAGCAGTACTCTTCGCTGAACAACGCCTATGAGATGACTTTTTCCGGCGAAACAGTTGTCCAGCTTTGTGAGGATACCGACGATGATCCCATACCGGAAATTAAGTACAACCTTGTTCCTATTTCCGATGTGTCGGGTATGGAAAACAAAGCAGCGGTGGACACAATTGGAATTTGCAAGGAGGTGGGCGAGCTGCAATCATTCGTAGCTCGCACCACAAACAAGGAATTCAAGAAACGGGACATAACCCTAGTGGACATGAGTAACTCGGCCATCAGCTTGACCCTTTGGGGGGATGATGCCGTTAACTTTGACGGTCATGTGCAGCCTGTGATCCTGGTCAAGGGAACGCGCATTAACGAGTTCAATGGCGGAAAGTCCTTGAGCCTCGGCGGTGGCTCAATCATGAAGATTAACCCCGATATACCCGAGGCACATAAGCTGCGCGGCTGGTTCGACAATGGAGGTGGTGACAGTGTCGCCAATATGGTTTCGGCGCGAACGGGCGGAGGAAGCTTCTCTACTGAATGGATGACGCTTAAGGATGCGCGGGCTCGCAATCTCGGCAGCGGCGACAAGCCTGATTACTTCCAGTGCAAGGCAGTGGTGCACATTGTCAAACAGGAAAATGCTTTCTACCGAGCCTGCCCTCAGAGCGACTGCAACAAGAAGGTTGTCGATGAGGGCAACGACCAGTTCCGCTGCGAGAAATGTAACGCACTGTTTCCCAACTTCAAGTACCGACTGCTGATCAAC ATGAGCATCGGGGACTGGACTTCCAACCGTTGGGTCAGCAGCTTTAACGAGGTCGGTGAACAGCTTCTCGGGCACACTTCGCAGGAAGTGGGTGAGGCCCTTGAGAACGACCCTGCCAAAGCCGAGCAGATTTTCTCAGCGCTCAACTTCACTTCACACATCTTTAAGCTGCGCTGCAAGAACGAGGTTTACGGGGACATGACTCGCAACAAGCTCACTGTGCAGTCTGTAGCCCCTATCAATCACAAGGAGTACAATAAGCACTTGCtcaaggagctgcaggagctAACCGGCATTGGCTCATCAAACTGA
- the LOC6607299 gene encoding replication protein A 70 kDa DNA-binding subunit, with protein sequence MNTNAIIPICSLTTGFYISSIKARVIWKSEITQWRKGQKCGIVYIMHLLDESGEITGIVFADYDNGFYGQIQPGLVYLISGFDVEEAISDYKVSDNPYQLFFRHNIVLELSACGRIPREKYNFLPLVKVSSKADKDPVDAIGICTAVGRLEERRGFFIREILLVDPFYHPVMLNLWQKEAVNFVGQPNDVIVVKGARAQPHNNKMKLNASWYTNVQINPDIPDATALLAWYNNQK encoded by the exons ATGAACACTAACGCAATTATA CCCATCTGCAGCTTGACCACCGGATTTTATATTTCATCCATAAAAGCCCGTGTGATATGGAAATCAGAGATAACGCAATGGAGAAAAGGCCAAAAATGTGGAATAGTTTATATTATGCATTTATTGGATGAGTCTGGTGAAATAACAGGAATTGTGTTTGCTGACTATGACAATGGATTTTACGGCCAGATTCAACCAGGCCTGGTATACCTTATCTCTGGGTTTGATGTGGAAGAGGCGATTAGTGACTATAAAGTTTCAGACAACCCTTATCAATTATTTTTTCGTCACAATATTGTCCTAGAACTCAGTGCTTGTGGCCGGATTCCCCGAGAAAAGTATAATTTCCTGCCGTTGGTAAAGGTTTCTTCTAAAGCAGACAAAGACCCCGTCGACGCAATTGGAATCTGCACGGCGGTTGGAAGGCTGGAAGAAAGAAGAGGTTTTTTTATTCGGGAAATCTTACTTGTGGATCCTTTTTACCATCCTGTCATGTTAAATCTGTGGCAAAAGGAAGCTGTGAACTTTGTGGGTCAACCTAATGACGTTATCGTAGTCAAAGGGGCGCGTGCCCAGCCTcacaataataaaatgaagcTCAACGCCAGCTGGTACACGAATGTGCAGATCAATCCAGATATTCCTGACGCCACTGCCCTGTTGGCATGGTACAATAACCAAAAATGA
- the LOC6607300 gene encoding mediator of RNA polymerase II transcription subunit 15 isoform X1, with the protein MNFFVIGFLIMQAARLACGTCVLSSDFGFILDCNFKKSGLFRVRNLGGLKAHFGLGFSLGDELGFPESLGNTESDRRRAISYKNGAPPDLVGVLPSNQQQVNPPVQHPLPEKRISSRSTGAAPYNLQQVQQQQQLQLQQQKLQQQQLQQQLKLKQLLLLQQQQQQQQQLMTEARPLPLGVPAFRPIPQKQLAATQPSAPSSTPAERRVAVDTPEPRVSVNNKLVSSIDQPHSNRTFHVANPVVSQPVAVPVFQAMPQSIARIANVGKEHRTVSSHPNYLQFEEPKFDLKDVTVEELAAAANVTVDTIKHAIYVREQQLKAEHRAQLAAKLREEFMRTSTVRTTTTTTTTTTTTPRPQKSLAEHKVSKVMNAPKEYYPVGYDKNFDDNFKSKVDLPPTSFSCAKQKHFPGLYADTDLGCMVFHVCALTDDGMVRKSFLCPENTLFDQTILKCNWWFYVDCSSSTSVYDSNIPISKSYQLMKSLTYFSKYAGGQRHEQDGDKDENALDIDSLRESMEGVARRQEQAKKAELREEEQRSLPKEDHEHVVPAEAEQQLSN; encoded by the exons atgaACTTTTTTGTGATTGGCTTTCTGATCATGCAGGCGGCAA GATTGGCTTGCGGGACGTGTGTTTTATCGTCCGATTTCGGTTTCATTCTCGATTGTAACTTCAAAAAGTCTGGACTGTTTCGTGTACGAAATTTGGGTGGCCTTAAGGCCCATTTCGGTTTAG GTTTCAGTCTGGGGGACGAGCTGGGCTTTCCGGAATCGCTGGGCAACACGGAGAGTGACCGCCGACGGGCCATTAGCTACAAAAACGGAGCACCTCCCGACTTGGTGGGCGTACTTCCATCCAACCAGCAACAG GTCAATCCACCCGTGCAACATCCATTGCCAGAGAAACGGATAAGTTCACGGTCCACCGGAGCAGCGCCGTACAACCTGCAGCaagtgcaacagcagcagcaacttcaaCTCCAGCAGCAGaaactgcagcaacagcagttgcagcagcagttAAAGCTGAagcagctgctgcttttgcaacaacaacagcaacagcagcaacagctaaTGACCGAGGCTCGTCCATTGCCATTGGGTGTTCCTGCCTTCCGACCCATTCCCCAGAAGCAACTGGCCGCCACACAGCCCTCTGCTCCGAGTTCGACGCCTGCGGAGAGACGGGTAGCAGTGGACACCCCGGAGCCCCGGGTCAGTGTCAACAACAAGCTAGTAAGCTCCATAGATCAGCCG CACTCGAATCGCACATTTCACGTGGCCAACCCGGTGGTGTCCCAACCAGTGGCCGTGCCGGTGTTCCAAGCGATGCCCCAATCCATCGCCAGGATCGCCAATGTTGGTAAGGAGCACCGAACGGTGTCCAGTCACCCGAATTACCTTCAGTTCGAGGAGCCCAAGTTCGACCTGAAGGATGTTACCGTTGAGGAACTGGCCGCCGCTGCTAACGTAACAGTGGACACCATCAAGCACGCCATTTACGTCCGGGAGCAGCAGCTAAAGGCCGAACACCGGGCCCAGTTGGCGGCCAAGCTGAGGGAAGAATTTATGCGCACCTCCACTGTAAGGACTACGACTACGACGACCACAACGACAACCACTACACCGCGCCCACAAAAGTCGCTGGCGGAGCACAAGGTGTCCAAG GTAATGAATGCCCCCAAGGAGTACTATCCCGTGGGCTACGATAAGAACTTTGACGACAACTTCAAATCCAAGGTGGACCTGCCACCTACGAGCTTCTCCTGCGCTAAACAAAAACACTTTCCAGGTCTCTATGCTGACACCGATCTTGGCTGCATG GTATTCCACGTATGCGCCCTAACCGATGACGGCATGGTCCGGAAGTCGTTCCTTTGCCCGGAGAACACACTCTTCGACCAGACGATCCTAAAGTGCAACTGGTGGTTCTACGTGGACTGCAGCTCTAGCACCAGCGTCTACGACTCCAACATTCCCATCTCAAAGAGCTATCAGCTGATGAAGTCGCTCACCTATTTCTCCAAGTACGCTGGCGGCCAGAGGCACGAGCAGGATGGAGACAAGGACGAGAATGCGCTGGACATCGATTCGCTGCGGGAGTCGATGGAGGGCGTGGCACGGCGCCAGGAGCAGGCCAAGAAGGCGGAGCTGagggaggaggagcagcgcaGCCTGCCCAAGGAGGACCATGAGCACGTGGTGCCCGCGGAGGCAGAGCAGCAGCTATCCAACTAG
- the LOC6607300 gene encoding mediator of RNA polymerase II transcription subunit 15 isoform X2, with product MNFFVIGFLIMQAASFSLGDELGFPESLGNTESDRRRAISYKNGAPPDLVGVLPSNQQQVNPPVQHPLPEKRISSRSTGAAPYNLQQVQQQQQLQLQQQKLQQQQLQQQLKLKQLLLLQQQQQQQQQLMTEARPLPLGVPAFRPIPQKQLAATQPSAPSSTPAERRVAVDTPEPRVSVNNKLVSSIDQPHSNRTFHVANPVVSQPVAVPVFQAMPQSIARIANVGKEHRTVSSHPNYLQFEEPKFDLKDVTVEELAAAANVTVDTIKHAIYVREQQLKAEHRAQLAAKLREEFMRTSTVRTTTTTTTTTTTTPRPQKSLAEHKVSKVMNAPKEYYPVGYDKNFDDNFKSKVDLPPTSFSCAKQKHFPGLYADTDLGCMVFHVCALTDDGMVRKSFLCPENTLFDQTILKCNWWFYVDCSSSTSVYDSNIPISKSYQLMKSLTYFSKYAGGQRHEQDGDKDENALDIDSLRESMEGVARRQEQAKKAELREEEQRSLPKEDHEHVVPAEAEQQLSN from the exons atgaACTTTTTTGTGATTGGCTTTCTGATCATGCAGGCGGCAA GTTTCAGTCTGGGGGACGAGCTGGGCTTTCCGGAATCGCTGGGCAACACGGAGAGTGACCGCCGACGGGCCATTAGCTACAAAAACGGAGCACCTCCCGACTTGGTGGGCGTACTTCCATCCAACCAGCAACAG GTCAATCCACCCGTGCAACATCCATTGCCAGAGAAACGGATAAGTTCACGGTCCACCGGAGCAGCGCCGTACAACCTGCAGCaagtgcaacagcagcagcaacttcaaCTCCAGCAGCAGaaactgcagcaacagcagttgcagcagcagttAAAGCTGAagcagctgctgcttttgcaacaacaacagcaacagcagcaacagctaaTGACCGAGGCTCGTCCATTGCCATTGGGTGTTCCTGCCTTCCGACCCATTCCCCAGAAGCAACTGGCCGCCACACAGCCCTCTGCTCCGAGTTCGACGCCTGCGGAGAGACGGGTAGCAGTGGACACCCCGGAGCCCCGGGTCAGTGTCAACAACAAGCTAGTAAGCTCCATAGATCAGCCG CACTCGAATCGCACATTTCACGTGGCCAACCCGGTGGTGTCCCAACCAGTGGCCGTGCCGGTGTTCCAAGCGATGCCCCAATCCATCGCCAGGATCGCCAATGTTGGTAAGGAGCACCGAACGGTGTCCAGTCACCCGAATTACCTTCAGTTCGAGGAGCCCAAGTTCGACCTGAAGGATGTTACCGTTGAGGAACTGGCCGCCGCTGCTAACGTAACAGTGGACACCATCAAGCACGCCATTTACGTCCGGGAGCAGCAGCTAAAGGCCGAACACCGGGCCCAGTTGGCGGCCAAGCTGAGGGAAGAATTTATGCGCACCTCCACTGTAAGGACTACGACTACGACGACCACAACGACAACCACTACACCGCGCCCACAAAAGTCGCTGGCGGAGCACAAGGTGTCCAAG GTAATGAATGCCCCCAAGGAGTACTATCCCGTGGGCTACGATAAGAACTTTGACGACAACTTCAAATCCAAGGTGGACCTGCCACCTACGAGCTTCTCCTGCGCTAAACAAAAACACTTTCCAGGTCTCTATGCTGACACCGATCTTGGCTGCATG GTATTCCACGTATGCGCCCTAACCGATGACGGCATGGTCCGGAAGTCGTTCCTTTGCCCGGAGAACACACTCTTCGACCAGACGATCCTAAAGTGCAACTGGTGGTTCTACGTGGACTGCAGCTCTAGCACCAGCGTCTACGACTCCAACATTCCCATCTCAAAGAGCTATCAGCTGATGAAGTCGCTCACCTATTTCTCCAAGTACGCTGGCGGCCAGAGGCACGAGCAGGATGGAGACAAGGACGAGAATGCGCTGGACATCGATTCGCTGCGGGAGTCGATGGAGGGCGTGGCACGGCGCCAGGAGCAGGCCAAGAAGGCGGAGCTGagggaggaggagcagcgcaGCCTGCCCAAGGAGGACCATGAGCACGTGGTGCCCGCGGAGGCAGAGCAGCAGCTATCCAACTAG